Proteins encoded in a region of the Coregonus clupeaformis isolate EN_2021a chromosome 9, ASM2061545v1, whole genome shotgun sequence genome:
- the LOC121573633 gene encoding phospholipase D2-like isoform X2 produces the protein MASPAPACCKTPSGPEGGAAETQKTKRFITDDYELSKEELDGLMKEGEEERPFLVVHHLLDVKEAGVPVLLPGTPVICRVDSTERYTTRSKVRVCSLYTVKLSHGKFTWTVKRKYKHFQELHRDLYKHKMMAHFLPLGRFAAQRAQLRAMTEEMPSLHGTERMRQTSSKPKYLEEYLNGLLENSFCKNYHGMLEFLDVSALSFVSELGPKGLEGSIFKRSGGHRIQGLNCIGHHQFCFRWSKRWLVVKDSFLLYMNRENGVVCFVLVFDPEFKVQVGRAYTDTKYGVCIQNFTRNLVIKCNSYRQARWWSHEINRLAEPCEFLQVQRFGGFAPPRENTLTKWYVNGSGYFADLADALEQAKEEIFITDWWLSPEVFLKRPATDTYWRLDQILKRKAEQGVKVCVLLYKEVEMALGINSGHSKRTLMDMHPNIKVMRHPNHMSAVVFFWAHHEKMVAIDQSIAFVGGLDLAFGRWDDSQYRLTDTVPTETANHISEEVPKAPMSEPEAADSGDQVDGSNSAQDPKPEEVNAEDLKNNTQLWLGKDYSNFIKRDWVQLDRPFEDNIDRTEVPRMPWRDLSAALHGKAARDVARHFIQRWNFAKIFKYKNIRSMFFPCLLPKSHSTADALPFTVPGSGKASVQVLRSVDRWSAGTCENSILNAYIHTIENSEHYIYIENQFFISCADGKNVHNGIGDAIVKRILRAHSEQKKYRVFVVVPLLPGFEGDISEGGGKAIQAILHFTYRTICRGEYSILMRLRELEDQWSEYITLCGLRTHSQLSQSLVTELIYVHSKTLIADDCRYIIGSANINDRSMLGSRDSELAVLVEDEERVPSIMGGEEYQAGPLTLALRKECFRVLLGADSDPKIDIDDPISDQFFFVGWNTIAKLNAKIYDKVFRCLPCNSVHNMRELKEHSGLERLCDTDTQQAKEELEAVRGLLVHFPLNFLSEENLLPPLGSKEGMAPTGLWT, from the exons ATGGCCAGTCCAGCACCAGCATGCTGCAAAACCCCTTCCGGTCCAGAGGGGGGAGCGGCAGAGACCCAAAAGACAAAGCGCTTCATCACGGACGACTATGAGCTAAGCAAGGAAGAGCTAGATGGTCTCATGAAGGAAGGAG AAGAAGAGCGTCCCTTCCTGGTGGTCCATCATCTGCTGGATGTGAAAGAGGCAGGTGTGCCGGTATTACTGCCCGGGACCCCGGTCATCTGCAGAGTGGACAGCACTGAGAGATACACCACACGCTCCAAG GTCCGTGTGTGCTCTCTGTACACTGTGAAGCTGAGCCATGGAAAGTTCACTTGGACGGTCAAGAGGAAATACAAGCACTTCCAGGAGCTGCATCGTGACCTCTACAAGCACAAGATGATGGCCCACTTCCTTCCTCTgggaag ATTTGCAGCCCAGAGAGCGCAGCTGAGGGCTATGACAGAGGAGATGCCAAGTCTACACGGGACTGAGAGGATGAGACAAACCTCCAGCAAACCG AAATACCTTGAGGAATATCTAAATGGCCTTCTGGAGAATTCCTTTTGTAAGAACTACCACGGCATG CTGGAATTCCTTGATGTCAGTGCTCTCTCCTTTGTCAGTGAGCTTGGACCCAAAGGCCT GGAGGGTTCTATCTTCAAAAGATCAGGAGGTCATCGTATCCAGGGGCTGAACTGTATTGGTCATCACCAGTTCTGCTTCCGCTGGTCAAAGCGCTGGCTGGTGGTCAAGGACTCCTTCCTGCTCTATATGAACCGGGAAAACGGGGTCGTCTGCTTCGTACTGGTCTTTGACCCGGAGTTCAAAGTACAAGTGGGCCGTGCATACACTGACACCAAGTATGGGGTCTGCATTCAGAACTTCACCAG gaaTCTGGTCATCAAGTGTAACAGCTACAGACAGGCTCGCTGGTGGAGCCATGAGATCAACAGGCTGGCTGAGCCCTGTGAATTCCTCCAGGTCCAACGCTTTGGGGGCTTTGCCCCACCACGGGAGAACACACTCACTAAAtg GTATGTAAATGGCAGTGGCTACTTTGCAGACCTGGCTGATGCTCTGGAGCAGGCCAAGGAGGAGATTTTCATCACAGACTGGTG gctCAGCCCAGAGGTTTTCCTGAAGAGGCCAGCTACAGACACATACTGGCGCCTGGACCAGATCCTCAAACGCAAAGCA GAACAAGGTGTCAAAGTGTGTGTGCTCCTGTACAAGGAGGTGGAGATGGCGCTGGGCATCAACAGTGGCCACAGCAAGAGGACACTGATGGACATGCACCCCAACATCAAG GTGATGCGACACCCCAATCACATGTCCGCTGTGGTGTTTTTCTGGGCCCATCATGAGAAGATGGTGGCCATCGACCAATCAATAGCCTTCGTGGGAGGCTTGGACCTGGCCTTCGGGAGATGGGACGACAGCCAGTACCGGTTGACTGATACGGTTCCCACAGAGACAGCCAATCACATCTCTGAAGAAGTGCCAAAGGCTCCAATGTCTGAGCCAGAG GCAGCTGATTCAGGTGACCAGGTGGATGGGTCAAACTCGGCCCAGGATCCAAAGCCGGAAGAGGTCAATGCTGAGGATCTGAAAAACAACACCCAGCTGTGGCTTGGCAAGGACTACAGCAACTTCATCAAGAGAGACTGGGTCCAACTGGACCGCCCATTCGAAG ACAACATTGACCGCACTGAGGTGCCCCGTATGCCGTGGCGTGACCTGTCTGCTGCCCTCCATGGCAAAGCTGCCAGGGATGTGGCCCGCCACTTCATCCAGCGCTGGAACTTCGCCAAG ATCTTTAAGTACAAGAACATTAGAAGCATGTTCTTCCCCTGCCTTCTGCCCAAGTCTCACAGTACTGCTGATGCACTGCCATTCACTGTGCCTGGCTCTGGGAAGGCCTCTGTGCAG GTGTTGCGTTCTGTGGATCGCTGGTCAGCCGGAACTTGTGAGAACTCTATCCTCAATGCCTACATCCATACCATCGAGAACAGTGAACACTACATCTACATTGAG AACCAGTTCTTCATCAGCTGTGCTGATGGGAAGAATGTGCACAATGGCATCGGTGACGCAATCGTGAAGAGGATACTACGTGCACACAG TGAGCAGAAGAAGTACAGGGTGTTTGTGGTGGTGCCCCTGCTTCCTGGGTTTGAAGGAGACATCAGCGAGGGGGGGGGGAAAGCCATCCAGGCCATACTACACTTCACCTACAG GACCATTTGCCGTGGAGAGTACTCCATACTGATGAGACTGAGAGAAC TTGAGGACCAGTGGAGCGAGTACATCACCCTGTGTGGCCTGCGCACGCACTCCCAGCTCTCCCAGTCCCTGGTCACAGAGCTCATCTACGTACACAGCAAGACCCTCATAGCTGATGACTGCCGCTACATTATCG GCTCAGCCAACATCAATGACCGTAGTATGCTGGGCAGCCGGGACAGTGAGCTGGCTGTGCTggtggaggatgaggagagggtcCCCTCCATTATGGGGGGAGAGGAGTACCAGGCTGGACCCCTCACTCTGGCCCTGCGCAAAGAGTGTTTCAG GGTGCTTTTAGGAGCCGATTCTGACCCAAAGATCGATATCGATGACCCAATCAGTGACCAGTTCTTCTTTGTGGGGTGGAACACGATTGCAAAACTGAATGCTAAGATTTATGACAAG GTCTTCCGCTGCCTCCCGTGCAACTCTGTCCACAACATGAGGGAGCTGAAGGAGCATTCAGGCCTGGAACGCCTGTGTGACACAGACACCCAGCAGGCTAAAGAGGAGCTGGAGGCCGTCAGGGGGCTACTGGTCCATTTCCCCCTCAACTTCCTGTCCGAGGAGAATCTGCTCCCCCCACTGGGCAGCAAGGAGGGCATGGCTCCCACAGGACTCTGGACATAA
- the LOC121573633 gene encoding phospholipase D2-like isoform X1, translating to MASPAPACCKTPSGPEGGAAETQKTKRFITDDYELSKEELDGLMKEGEEERPFLVVHHLLDVKEAGVPVLLPGTPVICRVDSTERYTTRSKVRVCSLYTVKLSHGKFTWTVKRKYKHFQELHRDLYKHKMMAHFLPLGRFAAQRAQLRAMTEEMPSLHGTERMRQTSSKPKYLEEYLNGLLENSFCKNYHGMLEFLDVSALSFVSELGPKGLEGSIFKRSGGHRIQGLNCIGHHQFCFRWSKRWLVVKDSFLLYMNRENGVVCFVLVFDPEFKVQVGRAYTDTKYGVCIQNFTRNLVIKCNSYRQARWWSHEINRLAEPCEFLQVQRFGGFAPPRENTLTKWYVNGSGYFADLADALEQAKEEIFITDWWLSPEVFLKRPATDTYWRLDQILKRKAEQGVKVCVLLYKEVEMALGINSGHSKRTLMDMHPNIKVMRHPNHMSAVVFFWAHHEKMVAIDQSIAFVGGLDLAFGRWDDSQYRLTDTVPTETANHISEEVPKAPMSEPEAADSGDQVDGSNSAQDPKPEEVNAEDLKNNTQLWLGKDYSNFIKRDWVQLDRPFEDNIDRTEVPRMPWRDLSAALHGKAARDVARHFIQRWNFAKIFKYKNIRSMFFPCLLPKSHSTADALPFTVPGSGKASVQVLRSVDRWSAGTCENSILNAYIHTIENSEHYIYIENQFFISCADGKNVHNGIGDAIVKRILRAHSEQKKYRVFVVVPLLPGFEGDISEGGGKAIQAILHFTYSGVADSGAFQNRTICRGEYSILMRLRELEDQWSEYITLCGLRTHSQLSQSLVTELIYVHSKTLIADDCRYIIGSANINDRSMLGSRDSELAVLVEDEERVPSIMGGEEYQAGPLTLALRKECFRVLLGADSDPKIDIDDPISDQFFFVGWNTIAKLNAKIYDKVFRCLPCNSVHNMRELKEHSGLERLCDTDTQQAKEELEAVRGLLVHFPLNFLSEENLLPPLGSKEGMAPTGLWT from the exons ATGGCCAGTCCAGCACCAGCATGCTGCAAAACCCCTTCCGGTCCAGAGGGGGGAGCGGCAGAGACCCAAAAGACAAAGCGCTTCATCACGGACGACTATGAGCTAAGCAAGGAAGAGCTAGATGGTCTCATGAAGGAAGGAG AAGAAGAGCGTCCCTTCCTGGTGGTCCATCATCTGCTGGATGTGAAAGAGGCAGGTGTGCCGGTATTACTGCCCGGGACCCCGGTCATCTGCAGAGTGGACAGCACTGAGAGATACACCACACGCTCCAAG GTCCGTGTGTGCTCTCTGTACACTGTGAAGCTGAGCCATGGAAAGTTCACTTGGACGGTCAAGAGGAAATACAAGCACTTCCAGGAGCTGCATCGTGACCTCTACAAGCACAAGATGATGGCCCACTTCCTTCCTCTgggaag ATTTGCAGCCCAGAGAGCGCAGCTGAGGGCTATGACAGAGGAGATGCCAAGTCTACACGGGACTGAGAGGATGAGACAAACCTCCAGCAAACCG AAATACCTTGAGGAATATCTAAATGGCCTTCTGGAGAATTCCTTTTGTAAGAACTACCACGGCATG CTGGAATTCCTTGATGTCAGTGCTCTCTCCTTTGTCAGTGAGCTTGGACCCAAAGGCCT GGAGGGTTCTATCTTCAAAAGATCAGGAGGTCATCGTATCCAGGGGCTGAACTGTATTGGTCATCACCAGTTCTGCTTCCGCTGGTCAAAGCGCTGGCTGGTGGTCAAGGACTCCTTCCTGCTCTATATGAACCGGGAAAACGGGGTCGTCTGCTTCGTACTGGTCTTTGACCCGGAGTTCAAAGTACAAGTGGGCCGTGCATACACTGACACCAAGTATGGGGTCTGCATTCAGAACTTCACCAG gaaTCTGGTCATCAAGTGTAACAGCTACAGACAGGCTCGCTGGTGGAGCCATGAGATCAACAGGCTGGCTGAGCCCTGTGAATTCCTCCAGGTCCAACGCTTTGGGGGCTTTGCCCCACCACGGGAGAACACACTCACTAAAtg GTATGTAAATGGCAGTGGCTACTTTGCAGACCTGGCTGATGCTCTGGAGCAGGCCAAGGAGGAGATTTTCATCACAGACTGGTG gctCAGCCCAGAGGTTTTCCTGAAGAGGCCAGCTACAGACACATACTGGCGCCTGGACCAGATCCTCAAACGCAAAGCA GAACAAGGTGTCAAAGTGTGTGTGCTCCTGTACAAGGAGGTGGAGATGGCGCTGGGCATCAACAGTGGCCACAGCAAGAGGACACTGATGGACATGCACCCCAACATCAAG GTGATGCGACACCCCAATCACATGTCCGCTGTGGTGTTTTTCTGGGCCCATCATGAGAAGATGGTGGCCATCGACCAATCAATAGCCTTCGTGGGAGGCTTGGACCTGGCCTTCGGGAGATGGGACGACAGCCAGTACCGGTTGACTGATACGGTTCCCACAGAGACAGCCAATCACATCTCTGAAGAAGTGCCAAAGGCTCCAATGTCTGAGCCAGAG GCAGCTGATTCAGGTGACCAGGTGGATGGGTCAAACTCGGCCCAGGATCCAAAGCCGGAAGAGGTCAATGCTGAGGATCTGAAAAACAACACCCAGCTGTGGCTTGGCAAGGACTACAGCAACTTCATCAAGAGAGACTGGGTCCAACTGGACCGCCCATTCGAAG ACAACATTGACCGCACTGAGGTGCCCCGTATGCCGTGGCGTGACCTGTCTGCTGCCCTCCATGGCAAAGCTGCCAGGGATGTGGCCCGCCACTTCATCCAGCGCTGGAACTTCGCCAAG ATCTTTAAGTACAAGAACATTAGAAGCATGTTCTTCCCCTGCCTTCTGCCCAAGTCTCACAGTACTGCTGATGCACTGCCATTCACTGTGCCTGGCTCTGGGAAGGCCTCTGTGCAG GTGTTGCGTTCTGTGGATCGCTGGTCAGCCGGAACTTGTGAGAACTCTATCCTCAATGCCTACATCCATACCATCGAGAACAGTGAACACTACATCTACATTGAG AACCAGTTCTTCATCAGCTGTGCTGATGGGAAGAATGTGCACAATGGCATCGGTGACGCAATCGTGAAGAGGATACTACGTGCACACAG TGAGCAGAAGAAGTACAGGGTGTTTGTGGTGGTGCCCCTGCTTCCTGGGTTTGAAGGAGACATCAGCGAGGGGGGGGGGAAAGCCATCCAGGCCATACTACACTTCACCTACAG tggtgttgcagactctggggcctttcagaacag GACCATTTGCCGTGGAGAGTACTCCATACTGATGAGACTGAGAGAAC TTGAGGACCAGTGGAGCGAGTACATCACCCTGTGTGGCCTGCGCACGCACTCCCAGCTCTCCCAGTCCCTGGTCACAGAGCTCATCTACGTACACAGCAAGACCCTCATAGCTGATGACTGCCGCTACATTATCG GCTCAGCCAACATCAATGACCGTAGTATGCTGGGCAGCCGGGACAGTGAGCTGGCTGTGCTggtggaggatgaggagagggtcCCCTCCATTATGGGGGGAGAGGAGTACCAGGCTGGACCCCTCACTCTGGCCCTGCGCAAAGAGTGTTTCAG GGTGCTTTTAGGAGCCGATTCTGACCCAAAGATCGATATCGATGACCCAATCAGTGACCAGTTCTTCTTTGTGGGGTGGAACACGATTGCAAAACTGAATGCTAAGATTTATGACAAG GTCTTCCGCTGCCTCCCGTGCAACTCTGTCCACAACATGAGGGAGCTGAAGGAGCATTCAGGCCTGGAACGCCTGTGTGACACAGACACCCAGCAGGCTAAAGAGGAGCTGGAGGCCGTCAGGGGGCTACTGGTCCATTTCCCCCTCAACTTCCTGTCCGAGGAGAATCTGCTCCCCCCACTGGGCAGCAAGGAGGGCATGGCTCCCACAGGACTCTGGACATAA